Proteins co-encoded in one Nonlabens agnitus genomic window:
- the radA gene encoding DNA repair protein RadA, which produces MAKTKTTFFCQNCGAQHARWQGQCTACKEWNTLVEEVVEKPTKKDWSQSVDESTLSRKRTQKPQRISQIDATESPRMDTTNAEFNQVLGGGLVPGSVTLLGGEPGIGKSTLLLQLCLNLPFKTLYVSGEESAQQIKMRAERIKKDVDNCYILTETKTQNIFRQVAENQPNALIIDSIQTLQTDHIESTAGSVSQIRECTGELIKFAKETNTPVILIGHITKDGNIAGPKVLEHMVDTVLQFEGDRNHTYRILRALKNRFGSTHEIGIYEMLGHGLREVTNPSELLISQRGSSLSGTAIAATMEGMRPLIIEVQALVSTAVYGTPQRSATGYNLKRLNMILAVLEKRAGFKLGQKDVFLNITGGINVDDPAIDLAVVVAVLSSNFDIEISSQHCFSAEVGLGGEIRPVSRLEQRVNEASKLGFEKIFVAPSKTALKDKGTQIQAVSRIEELVKYLFA; this is translated from the coding sequence ATGGCCAAGACCAAAACCACATTCTTTTGTCAAAATTGCGGCGCGCAACACGCTCGCTGGCAAGGCCAGTGCACGGCCTGCAAGGAATGGAACACGCTGGTAGAAGAGGTCGTTGAGAAACCCACTAAGAAAGACTGGTCGCAAAGTGTTGATGAGAGTACGCTTTCGCGAAAGCGCACTCAAAAACCACAGCGCATCTCTCAAATTGATGCGACTGAAAGTCCACGCATGGACACCACAAATGCCGAATTCAACCAGGTTCTAGGCGGTGGACTCGTGCCGGGATCTGTGACCTTATTGGGTGGAGAGCCAGGAATTGGGAAGTCGACCCTATTATTACAACTGTGCTTGAACCTGCCTTTTAAAACACTGTATGTTTCTGGTGAGGAAAGTGCGCAACAAATCAAAATGCGGGCAGAGCGCATCAAAAAAGACGTCGACAATTGCTACATCCTAACCGAAACCAAGACGCAAAACATATTCCGTCAGGTGGCAGAAAATCAGCCTAATGCGTTGATCATCGACTCCATTCAAACGCTGCAAACTGATCATATTGAAAGCACCGCTGGTAGCGTTTCACAAATAAGGGAATGCACTGGCGAACTGATCAAGTTTGCTAAGGAAACCAACACGCCAGTTATTCTGATAGGACATATCACTAAAGACGGGAATATCGCTGGACCCAAAGTCCTAGAACACATGGTAGACACGGTGCTTCAATTTGAGGGCGATCGCAACCATACCTACAGAATTTTACGGGCACTCAAAAACCGTTTCGGGTCTACCCATGAAATAGGAATCTATGAAATGTTGGGACATGGGCTGCGTGAAGTCACTAATCCCAGCGAGCTATTGATTTCTCAGCGTGGTTCCAGTTTGAGCGGTACGGCGATTGCTGCCACTATGGAAGGCATGAGACCGCTAATTATAGAGGTGCAGGCTCTAGTGAGTACGGCCGTTTATGGTACGCCACAGCGCAGTGCCACTGGTTATAACTTGAAACGCCTCAATATGATCTTGGCGGTGTTGGAAAAGAGAGCCGGTTTCAAATTGGGCCAAAAGGACGTTTTCCTCAATATTACTGGTGGTATCAATGTAGACGATCCTGCGATTGATCTCGCGGTAGTGGTTGCCGTGCTGTCCTCTAATTTTGACATTGAAATCTCCTCGCAACATTGCTTTAGTGCAGAAGTTGGTTTAGGTGGTGAGATACGACCCGTCAGCCGCTTGGAGCAACGCGTCAATGAAGCATCAAAACTGGGCTTTGAAAAGATTTTTGTAGCACCATCAAAGACCGCTTTAAAAGACAAGGGAACGCAAATCCAGGCCGTTTCTCGTATTGAAGAACTTGTAAAATATTTATTTGCTTAG
- a CDS encoding TlpA family protein disulfide reductase produces the protein MKNLLFLTLLALMVSCKEGPQKPLRYADVDTSSKDVLHLTDPDDYYYSLEDLIEASQGKVVYVNFWASYEFGFKESMRALEKLEKEMPKENFKIINICLDAVMLPFEQHLRITTLEHNYIARGFEDSNFAEEYDFVALPRFMLYDRKGKLIDNNAMAPTNENLESTLQLLIEQ, from the coding sequence ATGAAAAATCTATTGTTTTTGACCTTGTTAGCTTTAATGGTTTCCTGTAAAGAAGGACCACAAAAACCCTTGCGATATGCAGATGTAGACACCTCTTCAAAAGATGTTCTACACTTAACAGACCCTGACGATTATTACTACTCGTTGGAAGATCTTATAGAAGCCAGTCAAGGTAAAGTGGTTTATGTAAACTTTTGGGCCAGTTATGAGTTTGGGTTTAAAGAGTCCATGCGAGCGCTTGAAAAATTGGAAAAAGAGATGCCTAAAGAAAATTTTAAAATCATAAACATCTGCCTGGACGCTGTCATGCTGCCATTTGAACAGCATTTAAGGATCACTACTCTTGAGCACAATTATATAGCGCGAGGTTTTGAAGACTCCAATTTTGCCGAAGAGTATGACTTTGTCGCGCTACCACGTTTCATGCTTTATGACAGAAAAGGGAAGCTCATCGATAACAACGCTATGGCGCCTACCAACGAAAACCTAGAGTCTACGCTTCAACTACTCATTGAGCAATAG
- a CDS encoding peptidoglycan DD-metalloendopeptidase family protein, whose product MSNRLSFFRRNIVSLTVIGCITAAVLTYFYKPEYFDFIVQPSARSLYERDLKKYPDQLERWNRLSKMAINDSVLSGDSYSEIATSTAQNSFAAGYMVNIAQGESLLATISMDSIQPSWILEAYNNNGMLLESAIANDSMLSLHIKNGEAQRLKIVVQSFLNITDTVQLKVYKQPLLEFPLAGKGNNAIQSFWGVARDGGRRSHEGNDIFADRGHPVVAAADGRISSVRDRGLGGKQIWLRDNLTNSSHYYAHLDSQLVTSGQRVSRGDTIGLVGNTGNARTTPPHLHFGIYKTGGAVDPKPYIWQVPIPEDSQSLPLRPVAIGSGTGANLRSQPNANGGLIRNIQNDTLIILGNSNDWYHIRTADSLAGFAHKSMIRLIEE is encoded by the coding sequence TTGAGCAATAGGTTGTCGTTCTTTCGTAGAAATATTGTTTCCTTAACGGTCATAGGCTGCATCACAGCAGCAGTACTGACCTATTTCTACAAGCCAGAATATTTTGATTTTATCGTCCAGCCATCCGCGCGCAGCCTGTATGAGCGCGATTTGAAAAAATATCCAGACCAACTCGAACGTTGGAATAGATTAAGTAAAATGGCGATCAATGATAGCGTTTTGAGTGGTGATAGCTATAGCGAAATTGCAACATCAACCGCTCAAAACTCATTTGCCGCTGGCTATATGGTAAATATCGCTCAAGGCGAAAGCTTGCTCGCCACCATCTCCATGGACAGCATCCAGCCATCTTGGATTCTAGAAGCCTATAACAATAATGGAATGTTACTTGAAAGCGCCATAGCAAACGACTCTATGTTAAGTCTGCATATTAAAAACGGCGAGGCACAAAGGCTAAAAATTGTTGTTCAGTCTTTTTTAAATATCACTGATACTGTTCAGCTAAAGGTTTATAAGCAACCCTTATTAGAATTCCCGCTGGCTGGCAAAGGAAATAATGCGATCCAGTCCTTTTGGGGTGTGGCTCGTGACGGTGGTCGCAGGTCACATGAAGGAAACGATATCTTTGCAGACCGCGGCCATCCAGTTGTAGCGGCAGCAGATGGCAGAATAAGTTCTGTACGAGATCGTGGTCTTGGCGGTAAGCAAATCTGGTTGAGGGACAATCTTACCAACTCCAGTCACTACTATGCTCATCTTGACTCACAACTCGTTACTTCTGGACAGCGAGTTTCTAGAGGCGATACGATAGGGTTGGTAGGCAATACTGGTAATGCGAGAACCACACCACCGCATTTACATTTTGGCATTTATAAAACTGGTGGCGCCGTTGATCCCAAACCCTACATTTGGCAAGTTCCCATTCCTGAAGATTCTCAAAGCTTACCTCTACGTCCTGTAGCCATAGGTTCTGGAACTGGTGCTAACCTGCGATCTCAACCTAATGCTAATGGCGGACTGATTCGCAATATTCAAAATGACACGTTGATCATTTTGGGAAACAGCAACGACTGGTATCATATACGAACCGCAGATAGTCTAGCCGGATTCGCTCATAAATCTATGATACGACTGATAGAAGAGTAG
- a CDS encoding exodeoxyribonuclease III translates to MKIISYNVNGIRAAMKKDFIEWLTAADPDVLCLQEIKAMENQIDTEAFKEAGYEYQYYYSAQKKGYSGTAIISKIKPNHVEYGTGIETMDQEGRNLRADFDNLSVMSMYLPSGTSDARLDFKFQYMEEFLEYITELRKEIPELLVCGDYNICHKAIDIHDPVRLKNTSGFLPEEREWFDRFVESGFVDTFRLFSDEPDQYTWWSYRGGSRARNKGWRLDYHMVTPQLVPNVKRSVILSSAVHSDHCPVLIEIE, encoded by the coding sequence ATGAAAATCATATCCTATAACGTTAACGGCATACGTGCCGCCATGAAAAAGGATTTTATAGAATGGCTTACCGCTGCAGATCCTGATGTGCTATGCTTACAGGAAATCAAGGCTATGGAAAATCAAATCGACACTGAGGCGTTCAAAGAAGCAGGTTATGAATATCAATATTATTACAGCGCACAGAAAAAAGGATATTCAGGTACTGCGATAATTTCTAAAATCAAACCTAATCACGTTGAATACGGTACTGGGATTGAAACCATGGATCAGGAAGGCCGCAACCTGCGAGCCGATTTTGACAATTTGTCCGTCATGAGCATGTATTTGCCCAGCGGTACCAGCGATGCGAGGCTTGATTTCAAGTTTCAATACATGGAAGAGTTTCTAGAATATATCACGGAATTGCGCAAGGAAATTCCAGAACTACTTGTCTGTGGTGATTACAATATCTGTCATAAGGCCATCGATATTCACGATCCTGTGCGTTTGAAAAACACCTCTGGATTCTTACCAGAAGAACGTGAGTGGTTTGATCGATTCGTTGAAAGTGGCTTTGTGGATACCTTCAGGCTTTTTAGTGATGAACCTGACCAATATACTTGGTGGAGTTATCGTGGCGGCTCCAGAGCAAGGAACAAAGGCTGGAGATTAGATTACCATATGGTCACGCCTCAGTTGGTTCCCAATGTAAAACGCTCTGTGATATTAAGCAGTGCGGTTCATAGTGATCACTGCCCAGTCTTGATTGAAATTGAGTAG
- a CDS encoding isoaspartyl peptidase/L-asparaginase family protein → MKKLLFLAALILIVSCQEKKADTPEAAETTPASEQVNEFAIVIHGGAGTILKENMTPELEQEYNAKLTEAIQTGHEILKNGGSSMDAVEATIRVMEDSPLFNSGKGAVFTHDGINSLDASFMDGQTLNAGAVAGVTTVKNPISLARKVMTDSEHVLLSGDGADAFAKALQDPNIEIVSNSYFYTENRFKSLQSVLEREKETENQTIEENKTAMRQLELKDPYFNDSKYGTVGCVALDKNGNIAAGTSTGGMTNKKYGRIGDAPIIGSGTYANNATCGVSSTGHGEYFIRAQVAYDISALMEYSGLTLKEATDKVIQDKLVKLGGTGGVVALDHYGNISMDFNTPGMYRAMMNDKGELVVGMYKD, encoded by the coding sequence ATGAAAAAACTTTTATTTCTAGCCGCCTTGATTCTTATCGTTTCCTGTCAGGAGAAAAAGGCAGACACACCAGAAGCTGCTGAAACCACGCCTGCGTCAGAGCAAGTCAACGAATTTGCCATTGTCATTCATGGTGGTGCAGGTACCATTTTAAAAGAAAATATGACTCCAGAGTTGGAGCAGGAATACAACGCAAAACTGACTGAAGCGATCCAGACCGGCCACGAGATCCTCAAGAATGGCGGCAGTAGCATGGATGCGGTAGAGGCGACCATACGCGTGATGGAGGACTCGCCACTGTTCAACAGCGGTAAAGGCGCTGTTTTTACTCATGATGGTATCAACTCACTCGACGCCAGTTTTATGGATGGACAAACACTCAATGCTGGTGCTGTGGCAGGAGTGACGACGGTAAAAAATCCTATTTCGCTAGCGCGTAAGGTGATGACAGACTCAGAGCACGTTTTGTTGAGCGGTGATGGTGCAGACGCTTTCGCGAAAGCGTTACAAGATCCAAACATCGAGATCGTATCCAACAGTTATTTCTATACAGAAAACCGTTTCAAAAGTTTGCAGAGCGTCCTCGAAAGAGAAAAGGAAACCGAAAACCAAACTATCGAAGAGAACAAAACCGCCATGCGCCAGCTGGAATTGAAAGACCCCTATTTCAACGATTCAAAGTACGGTACCGTAGGCTGCGTCGCACTAGACAAAAACGGAAACATCGCAGCAGGAACCAGCACTGGCGGCATGACCAACAAAAAATACGGCCGCATAGGTGATGCACCTATCATAGGTAGTGGAACATATGCCAATAACGCAACTTGTGGAGTGAGTAGCACTGGTCACGGCGAGTATTTCATTAGAGCTCAAGTTGCCTATGACATCAGCGCATTGATGGAATACAGCGGTTTGACCTTAAAAGAAGCAACTGATAAAGTCATTCAAGACAAGCTGGTCAAATTGGGCGGTACCGGCGGCGTTGTGGCTCTAGATCACTACGGGAACATTTCCATGGATTTCAACACACCAGGCATGTATCGCGCCATGATGAATGACAAAGGCGAGTTGGTTGTTGGGATGTACAAGGATTAG
- a CDS encoding 3-hydroxyanthranilate 3,4-dioxygenase: MPIKAPFNLNKWVEENRDSLKPPVGNKNLYKDAGDYIVMVVAGPNARKDYHYNETEELFYQLEGTIEVHVQDNGEKRTMKLGPGDMYLHPGKVPHSPVRHENSIGLVIERKRISEDAVDGLLWYCDNCNHKLHETYFKLDDIEKDFLPRFKEFFESEELRTCDICGTVMETDKRFVG, from the coding sequence ATGCCTATAAAAGCTCCTTTCAACCTGAATAAGTGGGTTGAAGAAAATCGCGATAGCCTTAAGCCACCCGTAGGAAATAAGAACCTCTACAAAGATGCCGGTGATTATATTGTGATGGTCGTCGCTGGACCCAACGCTAGAAAGGATTACCACTACAATGAAACGGAAGAGCTCTTCTACCAACTGGAAGGCACTATTGAAGTGCATGTCCAGGACAATGGTGAAAAACGCACCATGAAATTAGGTCCAGGCGATATGTACCTACATCCTGGAAAAGTGCCGCATTCTCCAGTGCGTCATGAAAATTCCATCGGATTAGTAATTGAACGCAAACGGATCAGTGAAGATGCTGTGGATGGCCTTCTTTGGTATTGCGATAATTGCAACCACAAGCTGCACGAGACATACTTTAAACTTGATGATATAGAAAAGGATTTCTTGCCCAGATTCAAAGAGTTTTTTGAAAGTGAAGAGCTTCGTACCTGCGACATTTGCGGTACCGTAATGGAAACCGATAAGCGATTTGTGGGATAA
- a CDS encoding fasciclin domain-containing protein, with product MNFQKITSIAALALAMVVGSNAFAQESKTYGKEKTVMVGGAEMYPSKNIVENAVNSKDHTTLVAAVKAAGLVETLSGEGPFTVFAPTNAAFDALPEGTVATLVKPENKETLTGILTYHVIAGKVNAADVIALIKKNNGRATVPTVQGGSLTFYLSGSNVKIDDENGNTATVTIADVNQSNGVIHVIDTVLLPKK from the coding sequence ATGAATTTTCAAAAAATCACAAGTATCGCAGCTCTTGCACTCGCCATGGTCGTTGGATCAAATGCATTTGCACAAGAATCAAAAACGTACGGTAAGGAAAAGACCGTAATGGTAGGTGGTGCAGAAATGTATCCAAGTAAAAACATTGTCGAGAATGCTGTGAACTCTAAAGATCACACAACATTAGTAGCAGCTGTAAAGGCAGCAGGATTAGTAGAAACACTATCTGGTGAAGGCCCGTTCACAGTATTTGCCCCAACTAATGCAGCATTTGATGCTCTTCCAGAAGGAACAGTAGCTACACTAGTGAAGCCAGAAAATAAAGAAACACTAACTGGAATCCTTACTTATCATGTAATTGCGGGTAAAGTAAACGCAGCAGATGTAATTGCTTTAATTAAAAAGAACAATGGAAGGGCTACTGTACCAACCGTTCAAGGTGGTTCATTAACTTTTTACCTAAGTGGTAGCAACGTTAAAATCGACGATGAGAATGGAAACACAGCAACAGTAACGATTGCAGATGTAAATCAATCCAATGGTGTCATACACGTTATTGATACCGTATTACTACCCAAGAAGTAA
- a CDS encoding GTPase translates to MRIDKLIFVYNANSGTINAWLDSAHKVVSPSTYQCKLCELTYGVLKEIVEWARFRESELIQNHVQELEFLHRDEFNKNYNSKWLPKYEYPLILMASSQGLEVFMSAQEMHEIETTTDLISAIESKLKAL, encoded by the coding sequence ATGCGCATTGACAAACTCATTTTTGTTTACAATGCCAATTCTGGCACCATCAACGCATGGCTGGATAGCGCCCATAAAGTGGTGAGTCCATCGACTTACCAGTGCAAGTTGTGCGAGTTGACCTATGGTGTTTTAAAGGAGATTGTGGAATGGGCACGCTTTCGCGAAAGCGAACTCATCCAAAACCACGTGCAGGAATTAGAGTTTTTGCATAGGGATGAGTTTAACAAGAATTATAATTCTAAATGGCTGCCTAAATATGAATATCCGCTAATTTTGATGGCCAGTAGCCAAGGCCTGGAAGTTTTCATGAGTGCGCAGGAAATGCACGAGATAGAAACCACTACCGACTTGATAAGTGCTATAGAATCTAAATTAAAGGCATTATGA
- the pheS gene encoding phenylalanine--tRNA ligase subunit alpha, producing MLENVKEHIAKVDSFTADNADAVEQFRIQYLGTKGLLKELFAAFKEVPNDQKKEYGQAINELKQKATDKVQQLKEQLENKEEEGGILGDLTRPGYPMEIGARHPISLVKNQIIEVFSRIGFNVSEGPEIEDDWHNFTALNLPEHHPARDMQDTFFIQTDPDVLLRTHTSSVQVRYMENNKPPIRTISPGRVFRNEAISARAHCIFHQVEGLYIDKDVSFADLKQTLLYFTQEMFGKSKIRLRPSYFPFTEPSAEVDIYWGLETETDYRITKGTGWLEIMGCGMVDPAVLTNCGIDPEEYSGFAFGMGIERIAMLLYQIGDIRMFFENDVRFLKQFSSAL from the coding sequence ATGCTGGAGAACGTAAAGGAACATATTGCCAAGGTTGATTCATTCACTGCTGATAATGCTGATGCCGTAGAGCAGTTCCGTATTCAATATTTGGGAACCAAAGGATTGCTCAAAGAGCTTTTTGCGGCTTTCAAGGAAGTTCCCAACGACCAAAAGAAAGAATACGGTCAGGCCATAAACGAGCTCAAGCAAAAGGCAACTGACAAAGTACAGCAGCTCAAGGAACAGCTGGAGAATAAGGAAGAAGAAGGCGGCATTTTAGGAGATTTAACCAGACCCGGTTACCCTATGGAAATAGGCGCACGCCACCCTATCTCGCTGGTTAAAAATCAGATTATAGAGGTCTTTTCTCGTATAGGCTTTAACGTGAGCGAAGGTCCAGAAATTGAGGACGACTGGCACAACTTTACCGCATTGAACTTACCAGAGCACCATCCAGCTCGTGATATGCAAGACACGTTCTTTATCCAGACAGATCCAGATGTATTGCTGCGTACGCACACTTCAAGTGTCCAGGTGCGTTATATGGAAAACAACAAACCGCCCATCAGGACCATTTCTCCAGGTCGTGTGTTTAGGAATGAGGCGATAAGCGCCAGAGCACATTGTATTTTTCACCAGGTTGAAGGTTTGTACATTGATAAGGACGTGAGTTTTGCCGACTTGAAACAGACCTTGCTCTATTTCACGCAAGAGATGTTCGGGAAGAGTAAGATACGGTTGCGACCTTCCTATTTTCCTTTTACAGAACCTAGTGCAGAGGTTGATATCTATTGGGGTCTTGAAACCGAAACCGATTATCGCATCACAAAAGGTACCGGCTGGTTGGAAATCATGGGTTGCGGTATGGTAGATCCAGCCGTATTGACCAATTGTGGTATCGATCCAGAAGAGTACAGCGGTTTCGCCTTTGGAATGGGAATTGAACGCATCGCAATGTTGCTGTATCAAATAGGTGACATTCGTATGTTTTTTGAGAACGATGTGCGTTTCTTAAAGCAATTTTCTAGCGCGCTGTAA
- a CDS encoding HU domain-containing protein, which translates to MQIAAYISDLLYRHECVVVPNFGAFISRRVPAQHFASTHTLYPPKKGLSFNEQIQQNDGLLVNYISTVEKLPYEDAMQEIRNYVRFLDHEIDEKGEVTIHKVGRFTRNAEKALSFTPMYLVNYLPEAFGLSMQEVYAIDRTAIETAAVAPQPATAITTEESVATKTAEPIDTPVIQLETPASKSAAWVRAAAAVAILVAGSYLGVNSYQTQQFNDAVAVEEMANEQLKSKIQEASFFIPTPLPSVTMEVAPVVKNHHVVAGAFRDPANADKKVAQLKAQGFDAQRIGVNQYGLHNVAYASFADRNDAINELYRVRKLGNDGAWLLSGTLKK; encoded by the coding sequence ATGCAAATAGCAGCTTACATATCTGATTTGTTGTACCGCCATGAATGTGTCGTGGTGCCCAATTTTGGTGCGTTTATATCACGACGAGTTCCCGCACAACATTTTGCGAGCACGCACACGCTGTATCCGCCTAAAAAGGGATTGTCCTTTAATGAGCAGATCCAACAAAATGACGGGTTGCTAGTCAATTATATCTCTACGGTAGAAAAGCTGCCGTATGAGGATGCCATGCAGGAAATACGCAATTATGTGCGATTTCTGGATCATGAAATTGATGAAAAAGGTGAGGTCACGATTCATAAGGTAGGTCGCTTTACTAGAAATGCAGAAAAGGCACTGTCATTCACTCCTATGTATCTGGTCAACTATTTACCAGAGGCATTTGGGTTGAGTATGCAGGAAGTTTATGCCATCGATCGCACAGCGATAGAAACGGCAGCTGTCGCTCCACAACCTGCAACGGCAATTACAACCGAGGAATCTGTAGCAACTAAAACCGCCGAACCTATTGATACTCCAGTAATCCAATTGGAAACTCCTGCGAGCAAATCTGCTGCTTGGGTACGTGCTGCTGCCGCTGTTGCCATTTTGGTCGCTGGTAGTTATTTAGGTGTTAACAGCTACCAAACACAACAATTCAACGATGCCGTGGCCGTAGAAGAAATGGCTAATGAGCAATTGAAATCCAAAATACAGGAAGCCAGCTTCTTTATTCCAACGCCGTTGCCCAGCGTCACTATGGAAGTCGCTCCTGTCGTGAAGAACCACCATGTGGTGGCAGGTGCTTTTAGAGACCCAGCCAACGCAGATAAAAAAGTGGCTCAACTTAAGGCTCAAGGATTTGATGCCCAGCGTATTGGGGTTAATCAATATGGCTTGCACAATGTTGCTTACGCCAGCTTTGCAGATCGCAACGACGCCATCAATGAGCTGTACCGTGTACGCAAGCTAGGCAATGATGGAGCCTGGTTGTTGAGTGGGACGCTCAAAAAATAA